One stretch of Ictalurus punctatus breed USDA103 chromosome 5, Coco_2.0, whole genome shotgun sequence DNA includes these proteins:
- the depdc1a gene encoding DEP domain-containing protein 1A isoform X1 translates to MDSHIITPGPYRATKLWNEVTKLFRAGMPVKKHRQHLKAYPSCFTATSAVDWLHDLLRHNCNFGPEVTRQQTVQLLKKFLKNHVIEDVKGRWGMEDLEDNSQLYRFPPTSPLKPIPAGSQGTRKKSLSLKDRESFFKLRGARRFDKEIQENVAPTVEDTSNGSPTEEDVHYREITEEEILDIWKNVTLTHLQKLLGLPSLEDVLNPAEVNSHFIVYNMTKVNKHGVVTLEDKTDDLPHWVLSAMKCLANWPKFDQPSYTGFERDVFKSVSDYFHSLPQPMLTFQYYELFVNVLVLCGYATAPSTQRGKRKNLEELSCPQPAKAPHLNSANAFRSTECLLLSLIRKESFEETESPMKEVFATKIKTQFASSRARSNGRLLNRFPHRSSSLERILDESADSCPKWELFRSAESLASFRTNSTDNSSPQGSSPADMEPKPDVSSSMSCNTSPSETCPSIETSQSNSSSSSYLSEYQPTCQRTARPRPRSIGNCLDILEHREMSASCFSINAPIAEITMRPDLSSSTVNLRGPGLVRLHGSCLDVSTGPSNSRRCHSTLDLCKPVVQSRPSMSSVARRLSPEQSLLQPALERLAIEALQLCTLLLPPGSRRKLQLLLRMISRMSQNVDMPRLHDTIGTRTLMVQTFSRCVLSCEEEVDLDELLATRLLSFLMDHHQEVLQVPMYLRIAVEHHIAYLRSQTRHPLQTYSFCKQISTQEFEEQKLSLSQAAVAELLESIIKDKCMSVKEKKKKLRLFQKEYPDIYSRRFPTTESEAQLFADKPKIKPPMLIGIRKAKTFSIRN, encoded by the exons ATGGACTCGCACATTATCACACCAGGTCCTTACCGAGCCACTAAActg TGGAATGAAGTGACTAAGCTTTTCCGGGCGGGGATGCCTGTGAAGAAGCATCGACAGCACCTGAAGGCTTATCCGAGCTGCTTCACTGCCACCTCAGCTGTAGACTGGTTACACGACCTCCTCAGACACAACTGTAACTTTGGACCCGAGGTCACCAGGCAGCAGACTGTCCAGCTTTTAAAGAAGTTCTTAAAAAATCACGTCATTGAGGATGTAAAAGGACGATGGGGTATGGAGGACTTGGAGGACAACAGTCAGCTCTACAG GTTTCCACCAACATCTCCACTGAAGCCGATCCCTGCTGGTTCTCAAGGCACAAGGAAAAAGAGTTTGTCtttgaaagacagagagagcttCTTCAAATTGAGAGGTGCCAGGAGATTTGACAAAGAAATCCAA GAAAATGTAGCTCCAACTGTAGAAGATACTTCCAACGGCTCACCCACAGAAGAGGATGTGCACTATAGAGAAATCACAGAGGAAGAAATTCTGGATATTTGGAAGAATGTAACATTAACACA TTTACAGAAGTTGCTGGGTTTGCCATCTCTTGAAGATGTTTTGAATCCAGCAGAAGTCAATTCTCACTTCATTGTGTATAACATGACCAAAGTGAACAAGCATGGAGTTGTTACCTTGGAAGATAAGACGG ATGATCTGCCCCACTGGGTTTTGTCAGCCATGAAATGTCTCGCAAATT GGCCAAAGTTTGACCAGCCATCTTACACAGGCTTTGAGAGGGATGTCTTCAAATCAGTGTCTGACTATTTTCACAGTCTTCCTCAACCAATGCTGACCTTTCAATACTATGAATTGTTTGTTAATGTTCTGG TTTTGTGCGGTTATGCCACTGCTCCCAGTACTCAGCGTGGAAAGCGTAAAAACCTGGAGGAGCTGAGCTGCCCACAGCCGGCTAAAGCCCCTCATCTGAACTCTGCCAATGCATTTAGATCCACTGAGTGCCTCTTGTTGAGTTTGATAAGAAAGGAGTCATTTGAGGAGACTGAGTCCCCCATGAAAGAGGTGTTTGCCACTAAAATTAAGACCCAGTTTGCAAGCTCAAGGGCACGCTCCAATGGACGTCTACTTAACAGGTTTCCACACAGGAGCAGCTCTTTGGAAAGAATCCTGGATGAATCTGCAGATTCTTGCCCAAAATGGGAGCTCTTCAGGTCTGCTGAAAGTCTAGCATCCTTCAGGACTAACAGCACTGACAATTCTTCTCCTCAAGGAAGTTCTCCAGCAGATATGGAGCCTAAACCTGATGTTTCTTCCTCCATGTCCTGTAACACCTCCCCAAGCGAGACTTGTCCCAGTATAGAGACTTCTCAAAGCAACAGCAGCTCAAGCTCCTATCTCTCAGAATATCAACCCACCTGTCAGAGAACTGCCAGGCCTCGGCCCAGAAGCATCGGGAATTGTCTTGATATATTGGAACACAGAGAAATGTCAGCAAGTTGTTTTAGCATCAATGCCCCAATAGCAGAAATTACTATGAGACCAGACTTGTCCTCCTCTACTGTTAATCTTAGAGGTCCTGGGTTGGTCCGTTTGCATGGAAGTTGCTTGGATGTCAGCACAGGGCCAAGTAATAGCAGACGTTGTCACAGCACTCTGGATCTGTGCAAGCCTGTTGTGCAGTCTCGTCCCTCAATGTCTTCTGTTGCACGTCGCCTGAGTCCTGAGCAAA GCTTGCTGCAGCCTGCATTGGAGCGTCTTGCCATCGAGGCACTGCAACTCTGCACCCTTCTCCTTCCTCCGGGTTCTCGCCGCAAACTACAACTGCTCCTGCGCATGATCTCGCGCATGAGCCAGAATGTGGACATGCCTCGGTTGCATGACACCATCGGCACACGCACACTG ATGGTGCAAACATTCTCTCGCTGTGTATTGAGCTGTGAGGAGGAAGTAGATCTGGATGAGCTCTTGGCCACCAGACTTCTGTCCTTTTTAATGGACCACCATCAAGAGGTACTCCAGGTACCCATGTACCTGCGTATTGCTGTTGAACACCATATCGCCTACCTCAGATCACAG ACGAGACACCCTCTTCAAACCTACTCATTCTGCAAACAGATCAGCACTCAGGAGTTTGAGGAGCAGAAGCTGTCTTTGTCTCAAGCAGCTGTTGCAGAACTGCTGGAGAGCATTATCAAGGACAAATGCATGTCAGtcaaggagaagaagaagaaactcaGACTG TTTCAGAAGGAATATCCGGACATCTACTCTCGCCGCTTCCCCACCACCGAGAGCGAGGCACAGCTTTTTGCAGATAAACCAAAGATCAAACCACCAATGTTGATTGGTATAAGGAAGGCTAAAACATTTAGCATTAGAAATTGA
- the depdc1a gene encoding DEP domain-containing protein 1A isoform X2 codes for MDSHIITPGPYRATKLWNEVTKLFRAGMPVKKHRQHLKAYPSCFTATSAVDWLHDLLRHNCNFGPEVTRQQTVQLLKKFLKNHVIEDVKGRWGMEDLEDNSQLYRFPPTSPLKPIPAGSQGTRKKSLSLKDRESFFKLRGARRFDKEIQENVAPTVEDTSNGSPTEEDVHYREITEEEILDIWKNVTLTHLQKLLGLPSLEDVLNPAEVNSHFIVYNMTKVNKHGVVTLEDKTDDLPHWVLSAMKCLANWPKFDQPSYTGFERDVFKSVSDYFHSLPQPMLTFQYYELFVNVLGLLQPALERLAIEALQLCTLLLPPGSRRKLQLLLRMISRMSQNVDMPRLHDTIGTRTLMVQTFSRCVLSCEEEVDLDELLATRLLSFLMDHHQEVLQVPMYLRIAVEHHIAYLRSQTRHPLQTYSFCKQISTQEFEEQKLSLSQAAVAELLESIIKDKCMSVKEKKKKLRLFQKEYPDIYSRRFPTTESEAQLFADKPKIKPPMLIGIRKAKTFSIRN; via the exons ATGGACTCGCACATTATCACACCAGGTCCTTACCGAGCCACTAAActg TGGAATGAAGTGACTAAGCTTTTCCGGGCGGGGATGCCTGTGAAGAAGCATCGACAGCACCTGAAGGCTTATCCGAGCTGCTTCACTGCCACCTCAGCTGTAGACTGGTTACACGACCTCCTCAGACACAACTGTAACTTTGGACCCGAGGTCACCAGGCAGCAGACTGTCCAGCTTTTAAAGAAGTTCTTAAAAAATCACGTCATTGAGGATGTAAAAGGACGATGGGGTATGGAGGACTTGGAGGACAACAGTCAGCTCTACAG GTTTCCACCAACATCTCCACTGAAGCCGATCCCTGCTGGTTCTCAAGGCACAAGGAAAAAGAGTTTGTCtttgaaagacagagagagcttCTTCAAATTGAGAGGTGCCAGGAGATTTGACAAAGAAATCCAA GAAAATGTAGCTCCAACTGTAGAAGATACTTCCAACGGCTCACCCACAGAAGAGGATGTGCACTATAGAGAAATCACAGAGGAAGAAATTCTGGATATTTGGAAGAATGTAACATTAACACA TTTACAGAAGTTGCTGGGTTTGCCATCTCTTGAAGATGTTTTGAATCCAGCAGAAGTCAATTCTCACTTCATTGTGTATAACATGACCAAAGTGAACAAGCATGGAGTTGTTACCTTGGAAGATAAGACGG ATGATCTGCCCCACTGGGTTTTGTCAGCCATGAAATGTCTCGCAAATT GGCCAAAGTTTGACCAGCCATCTTACACAGGCTTTGAGAGGGATGTCTTCAAATCAGTGTCTGACTATTTTCACAGTCTTCCTCAACCAATGCTGACCTTTCAATACTATGAATTGTTTGTTAATGTTCTGG GCTTGCTGCAGCCTGCATTGGAGCGTCTTGCCATCGAGGCACTGCAACTCTGCACCCTTCTCCTTCCTCCGGGTTCTCGCCGCAAACTACAACTGCTCCTGCGCATGATCTCGCGCATGAGCCAGAATGTGGACATGCCTCGGTTGCATGACACCATCGGCACACGCACACTG ATGGTGCAAACATTCTCTCGCTGTGTATTGAGCTGTGAGGAGGAAGTAGATCTGGATGAGCTCTTGGCCACCAGACTTCTGTCCTTTTTAATGGACCACCATCAAGAGGTACTCCAGGTACCCATGTACCTGCGTATTGCTGTTGAACACCATATCGCCTACCTCAGATCACAG ACGAGACACCCTCTTCAAACCTACTCATTCTGCAAACAGATCAGCACTCAGGAGTTTGAGGAGCAGAAGCTGTCTTTGTCTCAAGCAGCTGTTGCAGAACTGCTGGAGAGCATTATCAAGGACAAATGCATGTCAGtcaaggagaagaagaagaaactcaGACTG TTTCAGAAGGAATATCCGGACATCTACTCTCGCCGCTTCCCCACCACCGAGAGCGAGGCACAGCTTTTTGCAGATAAACCAAAGATCAAACCACCAATGTTGATTGGTATAAGGAAGGCTAAAACATTTAGCATTAGAAATTGA
- the si:ch211-198n5.11 gene encoding methylcrotonoyl-coenzyme A carboxylase 2, giving the protein MYRCMSSLFRVNGRICFTNQLCTQRLLRTTEKNCCLCQCTHFSSARPLKFLRHNLQPICTHQAVLQRCMSSSVHRRSLPNAFPVVDGVCQLIHRHVFEANLQNSQSCQQRYLELREKVLKAGGENAIARHTQRNKKVLVRDRLHMLLDDDDYVELSSFAGLGLPYGDIPSAGCLTGIGKINGLWCVFIANDATVKGGTAYPITVKKQLRAQEVAMQNRLPCVYLVDSGGAFLPLQSDIFPDKNHGGRVFYNEAIMSAMKIPQVAVVCGSCTAGGAYVPTMAEEAVIVHRIGTIFLGGPPLVKAATGEEVTPEDLGGAKLHSEVSGCVDHYAAVESEAYECTRNIISTLNFELPEEDNAEMEEPLYNAEELMGLAPRSYNFSMDVKLIVSRLTDGSRFQEFKSLYGTTLVTGFAKIEGHLVGIVANNGKLTYEACLKGSHFVQLCEQRDIPLIFLQNTAPEPWHTLSQGKAESNTMVLKAQGSMMSAVACASTPKITVVIGGCHGGDSYAMCGRAFDPNFLFLWPNARVSVLAPGHASGLVQDEEEAMHINEQLKKESSAFFSSGRLWDDGVILPQDTRKVLGKCLKIIKQQEYQLSRGKPKSIPLRM; this is encoded by the exons ATGTATCGTTGTATGTCAAG CTTATTTCGAGTAAATGGAAGGATATGCTTCACAAACCAGTTATGCACCCAAAGACTACTGAGGACCACGGAAAAGAACTGCTGTCTATGTCAGTGCACTCATTTCAGCTCAGCTAGACCACTGAAATTCCTAAGACACAATCTGCAGCCCATCTGCACACATCAGGCAGTGTTACAACGGTGCATGAGCTCAAGTGTACACAGAAGAAGTTTGCCAAATGCTTTTCCAGTAGTAGATGGTGTATGCCAGCTTATTCACAGACATGTATTTGAAGCAAATTTACAGAACAGCCAGTCATGTCAGCAAAG gtatCTAGAGCTTAGGGAGAAAGTGTTAAAGGCAGGTGGGGAAAATGCCATCGCCCGACATACACAGAGAAACAAGAAGGTTCTAGTCAGAGACAGACTCCACATGCTgttggatgatgatgattatgtaGAACTGTCTTCCTTTGCTGGACTCGGTTTACCCTATGGAGACATCCCATCAGCCGGCTGTCTTACAG GTATTGGTAAAATAAATGGGCTGTGGTGTGTGTTCATTGCTAATGATGCCACGGTGAAAGGAGGCACAGCATACCCTATTACAGTAAAGAAACAGCTTCGAGCTCAGGAAGTGGCCATGCAGAATCGGCTCCCCTGTGTGTACTTGGTTGACAGTGGTGGTGCATTTTTACCTCTTCAG TCAGATATATTTCCTGATAAGAACCATGGTGGTCGTGTTTTTTACAATGAAGCTATAATGTCAGCAATGAAGATTCCACAG GTGGCAGTGGTCTGTGGGTCATGCACTGCTGGCGGAGCCTATGTCCCCACTATGGCAGAGGAAGCTGTCATTGTGCACAGGATAGGAACCATATTTTTAGGTGGCCCTCCGTTAGTTAAAGCTGCTACAGGTGAAGAAGTGACTCCTGAGGATCTTGGAGGGGCCAAGTTGCACTCAGA GGTGAGTGGCTGCGTTGATCATTATGCTGCTGTGGAGAGTGAGGCATATGAGTGCACCAGGAACATCATCTCCACTCTAAACTTTGAGCTCCCAGAGGAGGACAACGCTGAGATGGAGGAGCCCCTGTATAATGCTGAGGAGCTTATGGGCCTTGCACCAAGGAGCTACAATTTTAGCATGGATGTCAAACTG ATTGTGAGTCGGCTGACTGATGGCAGTCGGTTCCAGGAGTTTAAGTCTCTCTACGGTACCACTCTTGTGACTGGATTTGCCAAAATTGAAGG TCATTTGGTTGGCATTGTTGCCAATAATGGCAAGCTAACATATGAAGCCTGTCTGaaaggaagccattttgttcagtTGTGTGAGCAGAGAGACATCCCACTCATCTTCCTCCAGAACACAGCACCAGAGCCTTGGCACACTCTCTCCCAAGGCAAG GCAGAGTCCAACACTATGGTACTCAAAGCTCAGGGATCCATGATGTCTGCAGTGGCCTGTGCATCTACTCCTAAGATCACTGTGGTCATTGGAGGCTGCCATGGTGGTGACAGCTATGCCATG tgtGGACGGGCTTTTGACCccaatttcctgtttctgtggCCCAATGCTAGAGTGTCAGTTTTAGCCCCAGGCCATGCTAGTGGTTTGGtgcaggatgaagaggaggcCATGCACATTAATGAGCA GCTGAAAAAAGAGAGCTCAGCGTTCTTCTCATCAGGCAGACTGTGGGATGATGGCGTGATTCTTCCACAAGACACAAGGAAG gtGTTGggcaaatgtttaaaaatcatcaagCAACAGGAGTACCAGCTGTCTCGAGGAAAGCCAAAATCCATCCCTCTTCGAATGTAA